A genomic window from Clostridium aceticum includes:
- a CDS encoding ImmA/IrrE family metallo-endopeptidase, translating into MNLYEKKLSEITTKVFVDDMADLPLGTKGYYTNEHKIDLILLSRYLSTTAEKLCTLIEEIGHYHTTFGDITDQAKVENRKQEIKARRWAYRKLVGITDLIQASKQGIRNRHELAEFLGVTEEFLNDALLYYKDKYGLFYEIDNYIVYFEPLGVIEKFF; encoded by the coding sequence ATGAATTTATATGAGAAAAAACTATCAGAAATTACTACAAAAGTGTTTGTTGATGATATGGCAGACCTTCCCCTTGGAACTAAAGGATATTATACAAATGAGCATAAAATAGATTTAATTTTGCTTAGCCGATATCTCTCAACAACTGCTGAAAAGTTATGTACCCTTATTGAAGAGATAGGCCACTATCATACAACCTTTGGTGATATAACAGATCAGGCGAAGGTTGAAAATCGAAAACAAGAAATCAAAGCCCGCCGCTGGGCATACAGAAAATTGGTAGGTATAACAGATTTGATACAAGCCTCAAAGCAAGGGATTCGTAATAGACATGAATTAGCGGAATTTTTAGGTGTTACAGAAGAGTTTTTAAATGATGCTTTGCTATATTATAAAGATAAATATGGATTATTTTATGAAATTGATAATTACATAGTCTATTTTGAGCCTTTAGGGGTCATAGAAAAATTTTTTTAG